A single genomic interval of Spinacia oleracea cultivar Varoflay chromosome 6, BTI_SOV_V1, whole genome shotgun sequence harbors:
- the LOC110798653 gene encoding uncharacterized protein, producing the protein MRDNREWMYNRLEGKFLSPTFAHKVGEFIAFATTQDNVVLDGMMKCPCAKCRNIPYQDIDNVKEHLYKSGFKPNYFQWVYHGELRFLKNSQSAGSTSTEDASNPYISMVQDAFAQEGHLEDIEEEPHPTFKKFFHMLKAAQEPLYDGSKLSLLAAAARLANIKCEYNIPIKGVDDVASLMRDMCPDESKMSDSFSKTKKLLAGLELPHQRIHVCPNGCMLFWKEHKDLKECLYCKGSRYKTIMENGNNSPHSVLIYLPIGPRLQRLYATKSTAEKMRWHHDNPRAHGLMSHPSDGEAWKHLDKEYESFAVEPRNVRLGLCTDGFSPFGKTGRQYSCWSVILTPYNLPPSLCMKKTFYVSKFDNSRSKKPKRESGCVLATSY; encoded by the coding sequence ATGAGGGACAATCGAGAATGGATGTATAATAGGTTAGAGGGAAAATTTCTTAGCCCAACCTTTGCTCACAAGGTCGGTGAATTTATTGCGTTTGCTACCACCCAAGATAATGTTGTGTTAGATGGTATGATGAAATGTCCATGTGCAAAGTGTCGAAATATTCCATATCAAGATATAGACAATGTAAAGGAGCATCTCTATAAGTCTGGTTTTAAGCCTAACTATTTCCAATGGGTTTATCACGGGGAATTGCGTTTCCTGAAGAATTCTCAAAGTGCTGGCTCCACATCCACTGAGGATGCCTCTAACCCTTATATAAGCATGGTGCAAGATGCTTTTGCACAAGAAGGTCATTTAGAAGATATTGAAGAGGAACCACATCCTACTTTCAAGAAGTTCTTTCACATGTTGAAGGCAGCTCAAGAGCCATTATatgatggttccaagttgtCTTTGTTAGCAGCTGCTGCAAGGCTGGCTAACATCAAGTGTGAGTATAATATTCCTATAAAAGGCGTAGACGACGTTGCTTCCTTGATGAGAGACATGTGCCCAGATGAAAGTAAGATGTCTGATAGTTTTTCCAAGACAAAGAAGCTACTTGCAGGGCTAGAGCTTCCTCACCAAAGGATACATGTATGTCCAAATGGTTGCatgttattttggaaggaacacAAAGATCTCAAAGAATGTCTTTATTGTAAGGGAAGTCGTTATAAGACAATTATGGAAAATGGCAACAATTCTCCTCATAGCGTTCTGATTTATTTGCCTATCGGCCCGAGATTGCAGAGACTATATGCAACAAAATCTACTGCTGAGAAAATGAGGTGGCACCATGATAATCCTCGAGCTCATGGCCTAATGTCTCATCCAAGTGATGGAGAGGCATGGAAGCACCTAGATAAAGAGTATGAATCATTTGCCGTCGAGCCTCGAAATGTTCGACTTGGTCTTTGTACCGACGGATTTTCACCATTTGGGAAGACCGGGAGGCAATATTCTTGTTGGTCCGTCATCTTGACTCCTTATAATCTTCCACCCTCGTTGTGCATGAAAAAAACCTTTTATGTTTCTAAGTTTGATAATTCCAGGTCCAAAAAGCCCAAAAGGGAATCTGGATGTGTTCTTGCAACCTCTTATTGA
- the LOC130462946 gene encoding early nodulin-12B-like: protein MVNTRGGLRGAITRPRTVPQNRHASPPVPGNRHASPLVPRNCHASPPMPRNRHASPPVPRNRLPSPPVPRNRLPSPPVRDEVHDFAMEEQPTHRHEMETDDDDDDDDPNGNGAEFPDETGNPDATKIFAQN from the coding sequence ATGGTTAATACTAGAGGTGGCTTGAGGGGTGCTATCACTAGGCCTCGAACTGTGCCCCAGAATCGCCATGCTTCTCCCCCAGTGCCCGGGAATCGCCATGCTTCTCCCCTGGTGCCACGAAATTGCCATGCTTCTCCCCCGATGCCGCGGAATCGCCATGCTTCTCCCCCAGTGCCCCGGAATCGCCTTCCTTCTCCCCCAGTGCCCCGTAATCGCCTTCCTTCTCCCCCAGTGCGAGATGAAGTACATGATTTTGCCATGGAAGAACAACCTACTCATCGGCATGAGATGGAAaccgatgatgatgatgatgatgatgatcctaATGGAAATGGAGCTGAATTTCCTGATGAAACGGGTAATCCTGATGCTACTAAAATTTTTGCACAAAATTGA